Proteins found in one Micropterus dolomieu isolate WLL.071019.BEF.003 ecotype Adirondacks linkage group LG12, ASM2129224v1, whole genome shotgun sequence genomic segment:
- the LOC123980292 gene encoding breast cancer metastasis-suppressor 1-like protein-A, producing MPVHRDREKKECTVEEMEVEEHEQEASSSEEEDSDTSSVSEDGDSSEMDEEDCERRRMECLDEMSNLEKQFTDLKDQLYHERLSQVNSKLAEVDAGRAAEYLEPLAVLLENMQVRTKVAGIYRELCLESVKNKYECETQAACQHWESEKLLLFDTVQSELEEKIRRLEEDRHSIDITSELWNDELSGRKKRRDALSPDKKRKRPSVVSGPYIVYMLPDLDILEDWTAIRKAVATLGPHRGKADSDSPVFPFRPDRNRPILNC from the exons ATGCCAGTGCACCGTGACCGGGAGAAGAAGGAGTGCACAGTAGAGGagatggaggtggaggagcaTGAACAAGAGGCGTCCagctcagaggaggaggatTCTGACACCTCCTCTGTCTCGGAGGATGGAGACAGCTCTG AAATGGACGAGGAGGACTGTGAGCGGAGGAGGATGGAGTGTCTGGATGAAATGTCCAATCTGGAGAAACAGTTCACGGATCTCAAAGACCA GCTGTATCACGAGCGTCTCAGTCAGGTGAACAGCAAGCTGGCAGAGGTGGATGCTGGCCGGGCTGCAGAATATCTGGAGCCTCTGGCGGTACTGCTAGAGAACATGCAAGTCCGAACCAAGGTGGCAG GTATTTACAGAGAGCTGTGTCTGGAGTCTGTGAAGAACAAGTATGAGTGTGAGACCCAAGCAGCATGCCAGCACTGGgag agtgagaagctgctgctgtttgataCAGTACAGAGTGAATTGGAGGAGAAAATTAGAAGACTGGAGGAAGACAGACACAGCATAGATATTACATCAG AGCTGTGGAATGATGAGTTGTcaggaaggaagaagaggagagatgCGTTAAGTCCAGATAAGAAGAGGAAACGACCTTCTGTGGTGTCCG GTCCATATATTGTTTACATGCTGCCTGACTTGGACATCCTGGAGGACTGGACAGCTATCAGAAAG GCCGTGGCTACACTGGGTCCCCACAGAGGGAAGGCTGACTCGGACAGCCCCGTGTTTCCATTCAGACCCGACAGAAACAGACCCATTCTCAACTGCtga